One part of the Glycine max cultivar Williams 82 chromosome 14, Glycine_max_v4.0, whole genome shotgun sequence genome encodes these proteins:
- the LOC100819530 gene encoding mitogen-activated protein kinase kinase kinase 5 isoform X3, whose protein sequence is MSLSRKPLSPSPSTPAKQIDAGDLAPAPRLTRQRKLRHLTHQDIGFFHSDESSFLPGLPEFRSHAGSDHRSFSALPQPLPLPEAPLTRRAKSISSSSVNRRRLSSSLEQHGFAISRSTVYQEAVARTKPTLNLDKSCLDSTLANANYNLREHTPAASFLTGNSSWKNRRAVSHDDDSEGNSHLKYGVAAKPKSAPTSVLTSPDTSPCRSSNVDFFDPTANFSLEVNDKSKMLSAKTVHSPDQFSIHCPLSLTRYFNPKIEEGSQNHKFLSRVCPENNLLDSHPLPLPPRASSPEQLSVVLHQSSTMNQSSIMHHATENLPSVKGRWQKGKLIGRGTFGSVFHATNIETGASCAMKEVNLIHDDPTSAECIKQLEQEIKILRQLHHPNIVQYYGSETVGDHLYIYMEYVYPGSISKFMREHCGAMTESVVCNFTRHILSGLAYLHSNKTIHRDIKGANLLVNESGTVKLADFGLAKILMGNSYDLSFKGSPYWMAPEVVKGSIKNESNPDVVMAIDIWSLGCTILEMLTGKPPWSEVEGPSAMFKVLQESPPIPETLSSVGKDFLQQCFRRDPADRPSAATLLKHAFVQNLHDQHVLVHSQSYPRGDLGPGRYFRTKQC, encoded by the exons ATGTCTCTTTCTCGCAAACCACTTTCTCCGTCGCCCTCGACCCCAGCCAAGCAAATCGACGCCGGTGATTTAGCTCCGGCACCGCGGTTGACCAGGCAGAGGAAGCTCCGGCACCTCACTCACCAAGACATTGGCTTCTTCCATTCCGACGAGTCTTCGTTTCTTCCCGGTTTGCCGGAGTTTCGCTCCCACGCCGGTTCCGACCACCGGTCTTTCTCTGCTCTGCCGCAACCGCTGCCGCTTCCCGAAGCGCCGTTGACCCGTCGAGCAAAATCAATCAGCTCCAGTTCCGTAAATCGTCGTCGCCTTTCATCTTCGTTAGAACAACATGGCTTTGCTATTTCGAG GAGCACAGTGTATCAAGAAGCAGTGGCACGTACAAAACCTACACTTAATTTGGATAAATCCTGCTTGGATTCTACTCTTGCAAATGCAAATTACAATCTGAGAGAGCATACTCCCGCAGCAAGTTTCTTGACAG GCAATAGTTCATGGAAAAACCGCAGAGCAGTGTctcatgatgatgattctgaaggtAATTCCCACTTGAAGTATGGTGTTGCTGCCAAGCCCAAGAGTGCCCCAACAAGTGTACTCACTAGTCCTGATACTAGTCCATGTAGATCAAGCAATGTAGATTTCTTTGATCCTACCGCCAACTTCTCTTTGGAAGTTAATGACAAATCAAAAATGTTATCAGCTAAAACTGTTCATAGTCCAGACCAATTTTCTATTCATTGCCCTCTAAGCCTCACTCGTTACTTCAATCCTAAGATTGAGGAAGGATCTCAAAACCATAAATTTTTGTCCAGGGTGTGCCCTGAAAATAACCTTCTTGATTCACATCCCTTACCCCTTCCTCCTAGAGCTTCATCACCAGAACAATTATCTGTTGTGCTGCATCAATCAAGTACCATGAACCAATCAAGTATCATGCATCACGCTACTGAAAATCTGCCTTCAGTGAAAGGTCGATGGCAGAAAGGAAAACTTATTGGACGTGGTACCTTTGGAAGTGTTTTTCATGCAACCAACAT AGAAACTGGAGCCTCGTGTGCAATGAAAGAGGTCAATTTAATTCATGATGATCCTACATCTGCCGAGTGCATTAAACAGCTGGAACAG GAAATCAAAATTCTCCGTCAACTACACCATCCCAACATTGTGCAGTATTATGGAAGTGAAACA GTTGGCGATCATTTGTACATATATATGGAGTATGTCTACCCGGGATCAATCAGTAAATTTATGCGTGAACATTGTGGAGCTATGACAGAATCTGTGGTTTGCAATTTTACAAGGCATATTCTCTCGGGATTAGCTTACTTACATAGTAACAAAACCATCCACAG AGATATCAAAGGTGCAAACTTGCTGGTCAATGAATCAGGCACTGTCAAGCTTGCAGATTTTGGGCTGGCGAAAATA CTAATGGGGAATTCATATGATCTTTCTTTTAAGGGTAGTCCTTATTGGATGGCTCCAGAG GTCGTGAAAGGTTCCATAAAGAACGAATCCAATCCTGATGTTGTCATGGCCATTGATATATGGAGTTTAGGGTGCACCATTCTAGAAATGTTGACAGGGAAACCTCCTTGGAGTGAAGTTGAAGGG CCTTCAGCCATGTTCAAGGTACTACAAGAGTCTCCGCCTATACCCGAAACTTTATCTTCAGTGGGAAAGGATTTCCTCCAGCAGTGTTTCCGAAGGGACCCTGCAGATCGACCATCTGCAGCAACGCTTCTTAAGCATGCCTTTGTGCAGAATTTGCATGATCAACATGTTCTAGTTCATTCACAATCCTATCCAAGAGGAGACCTAGGACCAGGA CGATACTTCCGAACAAAGCAATGCTAA
- the LOC100819530 gene encoding mitogen-activated protein kinase kinase kinase 5 isoform X1 translates to MSLSRKPLSPSPSTPAKQIDAGDLAPAPRLTRQRKLRHLTHQDIGFFHSDESSFLPGLPEFRSHAGSDHRSFSALPQPLPLPEAPLTRRAKSISSSSVNRRRLSSSLEQHGFAISRSTVYQEAVARTKPTLNLDKSCLDSTLANANYNLREHTPAASFLTGNSSWKNRRAVSHDDDSEGNSHLKYGVAAKPKSAPTSVLTSPDTSPCRSSNVDFFDPTANFSLEVNDKSKMLSAKTVHSPDQFSIHCPLSLTRYFNPKIEEGSQNHKFLSRVCPENNLLDSHPLPLPPRASSPEQLSVVLHQSSTMNQSSIMHHATENLPSVKGRWQKGKLIGRGTFGSVFHATNIETGASCAMKEVNLIHDDPTSAECIKQLEQEIKILRQLHHPNIVQYYGSETVGDHLYIYMEYVYPGSISKFMREHCGAMTESVVCNFTRHILSGLAYLHSNKTIHRDIKGANLLVNESGTVKLADFGLAKILMGNSYDLSFKGSPYWMAPEVVKGSIKNESNPDVVMAIDIWSLGCTILEMLTGKPPWSEVEGPSAMFKVLQESPPIPETLSSVGKDFLQQCFRRDPADRPSAATLLKHAFVQNLHDQHVLVHSQSYPRGDLGPGGNSASPRDTTKNRRGIMQASISTRIFNNIQKLIGDTSEQSNAKESNHIIPYLHSHVPEVKILQSPLESGTLNFMSVANSKNISSVMRMITNF, encoded by the exons ATGTCTCTTTCTCGCAAACCACTTTCTCCGTCGCCCTCGACCCCAGCCAAGCAAATCGACGCCGGTGATTTAGCTCCGGCACCGCGGTTGACCAGGCAGAGGAAGCTCCGGCACCTCACTCACCAAGACATTGGCTTCTTCCATTCCGACGAGTCTTCGTTTCTTCCCGGTTTGCCGGAGTTTCGCTCCCACGCCGGTTCCGACCACCGGTCTTTCTCTGCTCTGCCGCAACCGCTGCCGCTTCCCGAAGCGCCGTTGACCCGTCGAGCAAAATCAATCAGCTCCAGTTCCGTAAATCGTCGTCGCCTTTCATCTTCGTTAGAACAACATGGCTTTGCTATTTCGAG GAGCACAGTGTATCAAGAAGCAGTGGCACGTACAAAACCTACACTTAATTTGGATAAATCCTGCTTGGATTCTACTCTTGCAAATGCAAATTACAATCTGAGAGAGCATACTCCCGCAGCAAGTTTCTTGACAG GCAATAGTTCATGGAAAAACCGCAGAGCAGTGTctcatgatgatgattctgaaggtAATTCCCACTTGAAGTATGGTGTTGCTGCCAAGCCCAAGAGTGCCCCAACAAGTGTACTCACTAGTCCTGATACTAGTCCATGTAGATCAAGCAATGTAGATTTCTTTGATCCTACCGCCAACTTCTCTTTGGAAGTTAATGACAAATCAAAAATGTTATCAGCTAAAACTGTTCATAGTCCAGACCAATTTTCTATTCATTGCCCTCTAAGCCTCACTCGTTACTTCAATCCTAAGATTGAGGAAGGATCTCAAAACCATAAATTTTTGTCCAGGGTGTGCCCTGAAAATAACCTTCTTGATTCACATCCCTTACCCCTTCCTCCTAGAGCTTCATCACCAGAACAATTATCTGTTGTGCTGCATCAATCAAGTACCATGAACCAATCAAGTATCATGCATCACGCTACTGAAAATCTGCCTTCAGTGAAAGGTCGATGGCAGAAAGGAAAACTTATTGGACGTGGTACCTTTGGAAGTGTTTTTCATGCAACCAACAT AGAAACTGGAGCCTCGTGTGCAATGAAAGAGGTCAATTTAATTCATGATGATCCTACATCTGCCGAGTGCATTAAACAGCTGGAACAG GAAATCAAAATTCTCCGTCAACTACACCATCCCAACATTGTGCAGTATTATGGAAGTGAAACA GTTGGCGATCATTTGTACATATATATGGAGTATGTCTACCCGGGATCAATCAGTAAATTTATGCGTGAACATTGTGGAGCTATGACAGAATCTGTGGTTTGCAATTTTACAAGGCATATTCTCTCGGGATTAGCTTACTTACATAGTAACAAAACCATCCACAG AGATATCAAAGGTGCAAACTTGCTGGTCAATGAATCAGGCACTGTCAAGCTTGCAGATTTTGGGCTGGCGAAAATA CTAATGGGGAATTCATATGATCTTTCTTTTAAGGGTAGTCCTTATTGGATGGCTCCAGAG GTCGTGAAAGGTTCCATAAAGAACGAATCCAATCCTGATGTTGTCATGGCCATTGATATATGGAGTTTAGGGTGCACCATTCTAGAAATGTTGACAGGGAAACCTCCTTGGAGTGAAGTTGAAGGG CCTTCAGCCATGTTCAAGGTACTACAAGAGTCTCCGCCTATACCCGAAACTTTATCTTCAGTGGGAAAGGATTTCCTCCAGCAGTGTTTCCGAAGGGACCCTGCAGATCGACCATCTGCAGCAACGCTTCTTAAGCATGCCTTTGTGCAGAATTTGCATGATCAACATGTTCTAGTTCATTCACAATCCTATCCAAGAGGAGACCTAGGACCAGGA GGTAATTCAGCTAGTCCTAGAGACACTACCAAAAATAGACGTGGCATAATGCAAGCCTCCATTAGCACACGGATTTTTAACAATATTCAGAAATTAATCGG CGATACTTCCGAACAAAGCAATGCTAAGGAGTCTAATCATATTATACCTTATCTTCACTCTCATGTTCCAGAAGTGAAAATTCTTCAATCTCCATTGGAATCTGGTACCCTCAATTTCATGTCTGTTGCAAATTCCAAAAACATTTCCTCCGTCATGAGAATGATCACGAACTTCTGA
- the LOC100500655 gene encoding uncharacterized protein LOC100500655 — protein MEVVVQSPSSPNMDTFDFGGNMGSIFQSVPSSPKGFGNYYLSAPASPSRMSELYTEFEYYSSASPSSFEAGNKIDDDDEDENNNDYSFAFYVNRDQSDKSSRSAEELFDGGKIKPLNESSRATSVAEQKRGRERERSSSSTTTTKLSSSNSGVRRVARSLSPYRKSWEVEQQKEQPRIISKEESSASVLSSSTSSSKGSKRWSLKDFLLFRSASEGRGSSKDALKKYYNKKNSNEEVKGSSSFRSSDSSRSRKGTISAHELHYAMKKAESEDMKKRTFLPYKQGILGRLAGFGI, from the coding sequence ATGGAAGTGGTGGTACAAAGTCCTAGTAGTCCAAACATGGATACTTTCGATTTTGGTGGCAACATGGGTTCGATCTTTCAAAGTGTTCCTTCTTCACCAAAAGGGTTTGGTAATTACTACCTAAGCGCACCGGCGAGTCCATCTAGGATGTCTGAATTATACACCGAATTTGAATATTATTCTTCGGCTTCACCCTCTTCATTCGAAGCAGGCAACAAAATTGATGATGACGATGAAGACGAAAACAACAACGATTACAGCTTTGCGTTTTACGTGAATCGCGATCAATCAGACAAGTCGTCTCGCTCCGCCGAAGAGCTCTTCGACGGTGGCAAAATCAAGCCCTTGAACGAGTCATCACGTGCGACTTCTGTTGCTGAACAAaaaagaggcagagaaagagagagaagttcttcttcaacaacaacaacaaagttgTCGTCCTCGAACTCGGGTGTTCGTAGGGTGGCACGATCACTTTCTCCTTATAGAAAATCATGGGAAGTTGAACAACAGAAAGAACAACCTCGGATCATCAGCAAAGAGGAATCAAGTGCGAGTGTCTTGTCCTCGAGCACTTCTTCTTCGAAGGGTTCGAAGAGGTGGTCACTGAAGGACTTTTTGTTGTTCCGTAGTGCCTCCGAAGGGAGAGGTTCAAGCAAGGATGCATTGAAGAAGTACTACAACAAGAAGAATAGTAACGAAGAAGTTAAAGGGTCGTCGAGTTTTAGATCCTCGGATTCGTCGAGGTCAAGAAAGGGAACTATTTCGGCGCATGAGTTGCACTACGCCATGAAGAAAGCAGAGTCCGAGGATATGAAGAAGAGAACCTTCTTGCCTTACAAACAAGGGATTCTGGGAAGGTTGGCTGGTTTTGGAATCTAG
- the LOC106795769 gene encoding uncharacterized protein → MESSNVKNKSSGKRKMSSEDTRSYFAWNLEMEHVLADVLRDQRNLGNKGDGNWKAVAYSTAAQILSKRFGVHLMADNVKNRFKLWRTWYGIVSDILSQSGFDWDSTKYMITVENEIAWNEYVKDRATGLGAENALDADDIMSKETNEEEAIHSVSFDLEGSSSATRKNIRPSKSGEKEGMISSMKEVAESLKEFVEVTKKKMENKKKMEIKEAQEVVHEVVSELDNIPNFNGALRHRAIDWLTENPIKFAIIKALPLDEKEDYILSFMP, encoded by the exons ATGGAATCAAGCAATGTGAAGAACAAGTCAAGTGGAAAAAGAAAGATGTCTAGTGAGGACACAAGAAGTTACTTCGCATGGAACTTGGAAATGGAGCATGTGCTAGCTGATGTGCTTAGAGATCAAAGAAATTTGGGCAATAAAGGTGATGGAAATTGGAAAGCAGTAGCATATAGTACTGCAGCTCAAATTTTGTCCAAGCGTTTTGGAGTTCATCTCATGGCAGATAATGTTAAGAATCGTTTTAAGCTTTGGAGAACATGGTATGGAATTGTGAGTGACATTCTTAGTCAAAGTGGATTTGACTGGGATAGCACAAAGTACATGATTACcgttgaaaatgaaattgcatggAATGAATATGTTAAG GATAGAGCTACTGGACTCGGAGCAGAAAATGCATTAGATGCAGATGATATCAtgagcaaagaaacaaatgaagaGGAAGCAATTCATAGTGTGAGTTTTGACTTAGAGGGATCAAGTTCTGCCACGAGAAAAAACATTCGCCCAAGTAAGAGTGGAGAGAAAGAAGGGATGATTTCCTCAATGAAAGAAGTAGCCGAGTCATTGAAAGAATTTGTTGAAGTGACTAAGAAGAAGATggagaacaaaaaaaagatgGAGATAAAAGAAGCTCAAGAAGTGGTACATGAAGTGGTGAGTGAGCTAGATAATATACCTAATTTTAATGGTGCACTTAGACATAGAGCAATTGATTGGTTGACAGAAAATCCCATTAAGTTTGCGATTATAAAAGCTCTTCCATTGGATGAGAAAGAGGATTACATCTTATCTTTTATGCCTTGA
- the LOC100819530 gene encoding mitogen-activated protein kinase kinase kinase 5 isoform X2, giving the protein MSLSRKPLSPSPSTPAKQIDAGDLAPAPRLTRQRKLRHLTHQDIGFFHSDESSFLPGLPEFRSHAGSDHRSFSALPQPLPLPEAPLTRRAKSISSSSVNRRRLSSSLEQHGFAISRSTVYQEAVARTKPTLNLDKSCLDSTLANANYNLREHTPAASFLTGNSSWKNRRAVSHDDDSEGNSHLKYGVAAKPKSAPTSVLTSPDTSPCRSSNVDFFDPTANFSLEVNDKSKMLSAKTVHSPDQFSIHCPLSLTRYFNPKIEEGSQNHKFLSRVCPENNLLDSHPLPLPPRASSPEQLSVVLHQSSTMNQSSIMHHATENLPSVKGRWQKGKLIGRGTFGSVFHATNIETGASCAMKEVNLIHDDPTSAECIKQLEQEIKILRQLHHPNIVQYYGSETVGDHLYIYMEYVYPGSISKFMREHCGAMTESVVCNFTRHILSGLAYLHSNKTIHRDIKGANLLVNESGTVKLADFGLAKIPSAMFKVLQESPPIPETLSSVGKDFLQQCFRRDPADRPSAATLLKHAFVQNLHDQHVLVHSQSYPRGDLGPGGNSASPRDTTKNRRGIMQASISTRIFNNIQKLIGDTSEQSNAKESNHIIPYLHSHVPEVKILQSPLESGTLNFMSVANSKNISSVMRMITNF; this is encoded by the exons ATGTCTCTTTCTCGCAAACCACTTTCTCCGTCGCCCTCGACCCCAGCCAAGCAAATCGACGCCGGTGATTTAGCTCCGGCACCGCGGTTGACCAGGCAGAGGAAGCTCCGGCACCTCACTCACCAAGACATTGGCTTCTTCCATTCCGACGAGTCTTCGTTTCTTCCCGGTTTGCCGGAGTTTCGCTCCCACGCCGGTTCCGACCACCGGTCTTTCTCTGCTCTGCCGCAACCGCTGCCGCTTCCCGAAGCGCCGTTGACCCGTCGAGCAAAATCAATCAGCTCCAGTTCCGTAAATCGTCGTCGCCTTTCATCTTCGTTAGAACAACATGGCTTTGCTATTTCGAG GAGCACAGTGTATCAAGAAGCAGTGGCACGTACAAAACCTACACTTAATTTGGATAAATCCTGCTTGGATTCTACTCTTGCAAATGCAAATTACAATCTGAGAGAGCATACTCCCGCAGCAAGTTTCTTGACAG GCAATAGTTCATGGAAAAACCGCAGAGCAGTGTctcatgatgatgattctgaaggtAATTCCCACTTGAAGTATGGTGTTGCTGCCAAGCCCAAGAGTGCCCCAACAAGTGTACTCACTAGTCCTGATACTAGTCCATGTAGATCAAGCAATGTAGATTTCTTTGATCCTACCGCCAACTTCTCTTTGGAAGTTAATGACAAATCAAAAATGTTATCAGCTAAAACTGTTCATAGTCCAGACCAATTTTCTATTCATTGCCCTCTAAGCCTCACTCGTTACTTCAATCCTAAGATTGAGGAAGGATCTCAAAACCATAAATTTTTGTCCAGGGTGTGCCCTGAAAATAACCTTCTTGATTCACATCCCTTACCCCTTCCTCCTAGAGCTTCATCACCAGAACAATTATCTGTTGTGCTGCATCAATCAAGTACCATGAACCAATCAAGTATCATGCATCACGCTACTGAAAATCTGCCTTCAGTGAAAGGTCGATGGCAGAAAGGAAAACTTATTGGACGTGGTACCTTTGGAAGTGTTTTTCATGCAACCAACAT AGAAACTGGAGCCTCGTGTGCAATGAAAGAGGTCAATTTAATTCATGATGATCCTACATCTGCCGAGTGCATTAAACAGCTGGAACAG GAAATCAAAATTCTCCGTCAACTACACCATCCCAACATTGTGCAGTATTATGGAAGTGAAACA GTTGGCGATCATTTGTACATATATATGGAGTATGTCTACCCGGGATCAATCAGTAAATTTATGCGTGAACATTGTGGAGCTATGACAGAATCTGTGGTTTGCAATTTTACAAGGCATATTCTCTCGGGATTAGCTTACTTACATAGTAACAAAACCATCCACAG AGATATCAAAGGTGCAAACTTGCTGGTCAATGAATCAGGCACTGTCAAGCTTGCAGATTTTGGGCTGGCGAAAATA CCTTCAGCCATGTTCAAGGTACTACAAGAGTCTCCGCCTATACCCGAAACTTTATCTTCAGTGGGAAAGGATTTCCTCCAGCAGTGTTTCCGAAGGGACCCTGCAGATCGACCATCTGCAGCAACGCTTCTTAAGCATGCCTTTGTGCAGAATTTGCATGATCAACATGTTCTAGTTCATTCACAATCCTATCCAAGAGGAGACCTAGGACCAGGA GGTAATTCAGCTAGTCCTAGAGACACTACCAAAAATAGACGTGGCATAATGCAAGCCTCCATTAGCACACGGATTTTTAACAATATTCAGAAATTAATCGG CGATACTTCCGAACAAAGCAATGCTAAGGAGTCTAATCATATTATACCTTATCTTCACTCTCATGTTCCAGAAGTGAAAATTCTTCAATCTCCATTGGAATCTGGTACCCTCAATTTCATGTCTGTTGCAAATTCCAAAAACATTTCCTCCGTCATGAGAATGATCACGAACTTCTGA
- the LOC106795768 gene encoding uncharacterized protein — protein MFLHILAHNLKYRVVHFSYCRSMETISRKFKNVLRAIMKVSKEYLKFHEYNIEGSVENKWRWFKNSIGALDEIHIPITVSAEDRPRYRNRKGDISTNVLGVCGPDLRFIYVLPGWEGSAGDSRVLRDALRRQNCLHIPNGKYFLVDTGYTNGPGFTNNIGDEVTTIQAIEEWTRFRDTLAMNMFATYQIRRNFD, from the exons ATGTTTTTGCATATCCTTGCTCATAACCTAAAGTATAGAGTTGTGCACTTTAGTTATTGTAGATCCATGGAAACAATTAGTAGGAAATTCAAGAATGTCCTGCGAGCTATAATGAAAGTAAGCAAAGAATATTTGAAGTTCCATGAGTATAATATAGAGGGCTCGGTGGAAAACAAATGGAGATGGTTTAAG AATTCGATTGGAGCACTTGATGAGATACATATTCCAATAACAGTTTCTGCAGAAGATAGACCTAGATATCGTAATAGAAAAGGTGATATCTCTACAAATGTTTTAGGAGTTTGTGGTCCAGATTTAAGGTTTATATATGTGTTGCCCGGGTGGGAAGGGTCAGCAGGAGATTCTCGAGTATTGCGAGATGCTTTGCGTCGTCAAAATTGTCTCCATATACCAAATG gtaaatattttcttgtGGATACGGGGTATACAAATGGCCCTGGAT TCACAAATAATATTGGAGATGAAGTCACAACTATCCAAGCAATTGAGGAATGGACAAGATTTCGTGATACTTTAGCAATGAATATGTTTGCCACCTATCAAATAAGAAGAAACTTTGATTAG